TCCTCATGGATCACCTCGGTGATCTCCACGCCGCGCCGATCCAAGCGCTGCTGCAGCCGTTGCTTCAGCACATCGTAGGGAACCCCGGGTGCCAGAGCGAGCGATGTTTCCTCAACGAAGAAGATCCTATCCCCCAGATCCATCGCATACAGAAATGTGGGCGGTTCTAGGCGCTGCTCGTCGCTGAGGTGATCGCAGCGGTAATCCATCAGCACAAACCGACCGCTGTTGATTGGATCCTCTGAAAACCGTCCCACGACGCCATAGGCCGCCTGCCCCGCCACCGGCCCCTGGTCAGGACGGCGAATGTGTGGGCTGCTGGCACCGGATGCATCAATAACAAGCCTGGCCTTGTGCACTTCGCCGGAGGCGCAGCTGACCAGAGTGTGCTCTGGTCCTGCTTCGACCCGTTCGGCGGAGTCGTGATACCAGACCACGCCATCGGCGCGCTTCAGCAAATAGCGCTGTAGGGCAGCCCGATCGAACAAGCCGTAGTCGATGCCGTGAACCAGCGGTTGATCTGCGGCCTCGGAACCACCAGCTCCGAAGTAACTGAGCGTGTCGCTCCAGCGATGCTCAATCAGATGCTCAAGGTCGAGATCCTTCAACTCATCGACCCAGATGCCGTAGGTGTTGGGCCATGGTGCATCCACGGGCTCGGGAGCAATGCCCTCAACAGCGACTCCGCGCTGGTGCAGCTCAGAGGCAATACAGAGAGCGGCGGGCCCGCCCCCAAGCACCAGCACATCAGCGCAGCTAGCCAAGGTCAGCTGTCCGCCGGCGCACTCTCAGAGTTGGCTTCGACATCTTTACTGGAATCAGAGTCGGCTGAGGCATCGTCGAGCTCATTCGTCTCGGCTTCCGGGGGAACCAGAACGACCTTAAGGAGACGATCACCCTTGTCGAGCTTCTGTAGGCGAACACCCGTGGCTGCCCGTGACTGCTGAGGAATGGCATCGGCACTGGTCCGGACGATCACGCCTTTTTCACTCACCAGCAGTAACTCCTCCCCGGCTCCCAGAACGCTCAGACCCACCAGCTGATCAGCATCCGTGCGGAATTTCATGGCCCTCAGACCCATACCAGCCCGCTTCTGCAGACGGAATTGAGTCACAGGCACTCTTTTGCCGAGGCCAGCTGCCGAGGCCACCAGCACCCATGGCCCCTCACTGGCAGGGGTGCCTTCGTCATCACCATCGTCGGAACTTGCAGCGATCTGATCGGCCAGCTCCACCGGCAGCACATCCATGCTCACCAATTCATCTCCAGAGCGCAGATTCATCGAGCGCACACCACGGGCGGTGCGACCCAGTGGACGCAACTCGTCATCACTGAGGCGGAAGTGAATCGTCATTCCAGCCTTCGAGCCGATGAGAACACTGTCTCCAGGCACGGAAAGCCTCACCCATGTGAGCGCATCACCCTCTTCAAGACCGATGGCGATCAGTCCGTTGGAACGGATGTTGCTGAATGCCGACAGACGAGTGCGTTTGATGAATCCCCCCTGG
Above is a window of Synechococcus sp. BIOS-E4-1 DNA encoding:
- the crtL gene encoding lycopene beta cyclase, coding for MASCADVLVLGGGPAALCIASELHQRGVAVEGIAPEPVDAPWPNTYGIWVDELKDLDLEHLIEHRWSDTLSYFGAGGSEAADQPLVHGIDYGLFDRAALQRYLLKRADGVVWYHDSAERVEAGPEHTLVSCASGEVHKARLVIDASGASSPHIRRPDQGPVAGQAAYGVVGRFSEDPINSGRFVLMDYRCDHLSDEQRLEPPTFLYAMDLGDRIFFVEETSLALAPGVPYDVLKQRLQQRLDRRGVEITEVIHEEFCLFPMNLPLPDRSQPVLAFGGAASMVHPASGYLVGALLRRGPGLADSLAAALADPSLRPAELVSHGWQALWPAELVLRHQLYQFGLGRLMGFNESLLRTHFATFFALPREEWFGFLTNTLPLPRLMAVMLRLFALSPWELRRGLVLGAAKRQAPGFR